The genome window TGCAGTCTACCTGCATATCTTCCGCGGCCTCTACTACGGCAGCTACAAATCCCCGCGTGAGGTGACGTGGATCATCGGCATGCTGATTTACCTGCTGATGATGGCCACCGGCTTCCTGGGCTATGTCTTGCCATGGGGTCAGATGTCGTTCTGGGGTGCCACGGTCATCACCGGCCTGTTCGGCGCGATCCCCTTTGTCGGCGAACCGATCCAGACCTGGCTGCTGGGCGGTCCTGCGGTCGACAACGCCACGCTGAACCGCTTCTTCAGCCTGCACTATCTGCTGCCCTTTGTGATCGCCGGTCTGGTGGTCGTCCACATCTGGGCCTTCCACACCACCGGCAACAACAACCCGGCGGGCGTGGACGTGCGCAAAGGCTCCAAAGCCGAGGCGGAAAAAGACACGCTGCCGTTCTGGCCCTATTTCGTGATCAAGGACCTGTTCGCGCTGGTCGTGATCCTGACGGTGTTCTTCGCCATCGTCGGCTTCATGCCCAACTATCTCGGCCACCCCGACAACTATATCGAGGCGAACGCCCTGGCGACGCCGGAACACATCGTGCCCGAATGGTACTTCCTGCCGTTCTACGCGATCCTGCGGGCCTTCACCTCGGACGTCTGGGTTGTGATGCTGGCAAGCTGGGTGACCGGCGGCATCATCGACGCCAAGTTCTTCGGTGTGCTGGCGATGTTCGGCGCGATTGCGGTCATGGCGCTGACGCCGTGGCTCGACACTTCCAGCATCAAGTCGGGCCGCTATCGCCCGATGTTCAAGATGTGGTTCGCGCTTCTTGCGATCGACTTCGTGGTGCTGATGTGGTGCGGCGCGCAAC of Paracoccaceae bacterium contains these proteins:
- a CDS encoding cytochrome b, with product MSGIPHDHYEPKTGGEKWLHKRLPVVGLLYDTLMIPTPKNLNWMWIWGIVLTFCLVLQIVTGIILAMHYTPHVDQAFASIEHIMRNVNGGFMLRYLHMNGASLFFFAVYLHIFRGLYYGSYKSPREVTWIIGMLIYLLMMATGFLGYVLPWGQMSFWGATVITGLFGAIPFVGEPIQTWLLGGPAVDNATLNRFFSLHYLLPFVIAGLVVVHIWAFHTTGNNNPAGVDVRKGSKAEAEKDTLPFWPYFVIKDLFALVVILTVFFAIVGFMPNYLGHPDNYIEANALATPEHIVPEWYFLPFYAILRAFTSDVWVVMLASWVTGGIIDAKFFGVLAMFGAIAVMALTPWLDTSSIKSGRYRPMFKMWFALLAIDFVVLMWCGAQPAEGIYGIIALIASAYWFAYFLVILPLLGVIEKPLPLPDTIEDDFRAKVSHGTATGAADATPAE